The proteins below are encoded in one region of Nitrospirota bacterium:
- a CDS encoding DUF4926 domain-containing protein, with amino-acid sequence MIQELEMVVLTHDIPEHGLQQGDIGAVVHLYSDKKGFEVEFVTAEGKTVAVLTLNETDVRSLNRGEILHVRNLAAA; translated from the coding sequence ATGATTCAAGAGCTTGAAATGGTAGTTCTCACACATGATATTCCAGAACATGGCCTTCAGCAAGGAGATATCGGAGCCGTTGTCCATCTTTATTCAGATAAAAAAGGATTTGAAGTGGAATTTGTAACGGCCGAAGGAAAAACTGTGGCTGTTTTGACCTTAAATGAAACTGACGTGCGCTCCTTAAATCGGGGAGAGATACTCCATGTCAGGAATCTAGCCGCCGCCTGA